The following proteins are encoded in a genomic region of Struthio camelus isolate bStrCam1 chromosome 3, bStrCam1.hap1, whole genome shotgun sequence:
- the LOC138066808 gene encoding rho GTPase-activating protein 35-like, translating to MLALEKPSREEKIEGLREVADQLPRANVLLLKPLLAVLHRISQNAGTSRMGASNLAIWVGPSMLSPGTDSTLPLEVQREIYDRRTQGPLSRTLQKLPAAPQPLSCSSPEGEAPEMARVPLPLHCLLWKSSSAQCPGGARSQPCPPPTAREAEGTRNTPALRTMLRLSSKSRAWRRRPWSNRLPPCLPRSQLPLHPQCPAGAPQRAAVLLPRAFP from the exons atgctggctctggagaagccaagcagggaggagaagattgaaggcctgaggga ggtggctgaccaactgcccagggcaaatgtgctgctgctcaagcccttgctcgcggtgctccaccgcatcagccagaacgcaggcaccagcaggatgggcgccagcaacctggccatctgggtggggcccagcatgctgagcccgggcacggacagcacactcccgctggaagtgcagagagagatctacgacagg cgcacccaggggccgctcagcaggacgctgcagaagctgcctgcggccccccagccgctgagctgcagcagccccgagggagaagccccagagatggcacgtgtgcctctgcccctccactgcctcctctggaaaagcagctcagcacaatgcccaggaggcgctcggagccagccctgtcctcccccgaccgctcgggaggcagaaggcaccaggaacacgccagcactgcggacaatgttgcggttgagcagcaagagccgagcttggcgaaggaggccctggagcaaccgcctgcccccttgcctgccccggtctcagctgcctctgcacccgcagtgcccggcaggtgctccccagagagctgctgtcctgctccccagggcctttccataa